In Archangium violaceum, the following are encoded in one genomic region:
- a CDS encoding phospholipase D-like domain-containing protein, translating to MREREVGIGSEVRTRTGEQPEQEVECPPAHAPVWSPQVSSRLLARYYLPREHAPLRGNACQLLRDGVEAYPAMLAAIRGARRYIHLETYMFISDAVGELFGEALVEAAERGVHVKVLYDALGSWTSRRDFFASLRARGVDIRPFKPFNSLSRGLRHLLRRDHRKILAVDGEVAFIGGVNISAHWAPEGEGGACWRDDVLQVEGPAVHELERRFVATWRMAFQDRFRTWRENHRRRREASRQRKGEVGLAVLSSRRSIHRAYLHAISRAKRSVLVAAAYFIPDRRMVAALREAAQRGVEVSLLLNAKSDHPWLVHATRAFYEKLLTAGVRIFEWERCVLHAKTAVVDGVWGTIGSFNLERLSLLFNHEVNAVFADPRLGRLLEESFRNDCQGCREVDLDVFRRRPLWQKLFERVLYAFRKIL from the coding sequence ATGCGTGAGCGGGAGGTGGGGATCGGCTCGGAAGTCAGGACGCGAACCGGGGAACAGCCGGAGCAGGAGGTTGAGTGTCCGCCTGCTCATGCGCCGGTATGGAGCCCCCAGGTCTCTTCCAGGCTGCTCGCCCGCTACTACCTGCCGCGTGAGCACGCGCCGCTCCGGGGCAACGCCTGCCAGCTGCTGCGCGATGGCGTGGAGGCCTACCCGGCCATGCTGGCGGCCATCCGGGGGGCCCGCCGCTACATCCACCTCGAAACGTACATGTTCATCTCCGACGCGGTGGGAGAGCTGTTCGGGGAAGCGCTGGTGGAGGCGGCCGAGCGCGGCGTGCACGTGAAGGTGCTCTACGACGCGCTGGGCTCGTGGACGAGCCGGCGCGACTTCTTCGCATCCCTGCGCGCGCGCGGGGTGGACATCCGCCCCTTCAAGCCCTTCAACAGCCTGAGCCGGGGCCTGCGGCACCTGCTGCGGCGCGACCACCGGAAGATCCTCGCGGTGGACGGGGAGGTGGCCTTCATCGGTGGGGTGAACATCTCCGCCCACTGGGCCCCCGAGGGCGAGGGGGGCGCCTGCTGGCGCGACGACGTGCTGCAGGTGGAGGGGCCGGCGGTGCACGAGCTGGAGCGCCGCTTCGTGGCCACCTGGCGCATGGCGTTCCAGGACCGGTTCCGCACCTGGCGCGAGAACCACCGGCGGCGGCGTGAGGCCTCGCGGCAGCGCAAGGGAGAGGTGGGGCTGGCGGTGCTCTCCAGCCGCCGGAGCATCCACCGCGCGTACCTGCACGCCATCTCCCGCGCGAAGCGCAGCGTGCTGGTGGCCGCCGCCTACTTCATCCCGGACCGGAGGATGGTGGCCGCGCTGCGCGAGGCCGCCCAGCGTGGGGTGGAGGTGAGCCTGCTGCTCAACGCGAAGAGCGATCACCCCTGGCTGGTGCACGCCACGCGCGCCTTCTACGAGAAGCTGCTCACCGCCGGAGTCCGCATCTTCGAGTGGGAGCGCTGCGTGCTGCACGCGAAGACGGCGGTGGTGGACGGGGTGTGGGGCACCATCGGCTCGTTCAACCTCGAGCGGTTGTCGCTGCTCTTCAACCACGAGGTGAACGCCGTCTTCGCGGACCCGCGGTTGGGGCGCCTGCTGGAGGAGTCCTTCCGCAACGACTGTCAGGGCTGCCGGGAGGTGGACCTGGACGTGTTCCGCCGCCGGCCGCTGTGGCAGAAGCTCTTCGAGCGGGTGCTGTACGCCTTCCGCAAGATTCTCTGA
- a CDS encoding helix-turn-helix transcriptional regulator, with protein sequence MDRTERLLDLVALFLDAREPISWAELREHFPHDYMGISDDAAERKFERDKAELLELGFPLTYIQGDDERKDGYIVNRDAYYLPEVDLTKEELAVLYAAGSAALTSGAFPGRDDLSHALRKIGFFAGNALPTPRVRMELGTDQASPQLAAHLEQLWEACAGHKWVQMTYVSPKRPESTERKVDPYGLVLRRGSWTLVGYCHLRQEVRTFQVHRIRSLKVNTARPRSPDFEVPEGFAFDDHVASYPWQHRFHPRVDVRLRLTGELASRAASLFPGGTVAPATEGEGVLVDLPVTFLDGFLRFCLQLGPACRVESPEEARTRVKEMATSILEKHGVREVAA encoded by the coding sequence ATGGACCGGACCGAACGCCTCCTCGATCTCGTCGCGCTGTTCCTGGACGCTCGGGAACCCATCTCCTGGGCGGAGCTGCGCGAGCACTTCCCCCACGACTACATGGGCATTTCCGACGACGCCGCCGAACGCAAGTTCGAGCGGGACAAAGCGGAACTGCTCGAACTGGGCTTCCCTCTCACCTACATCCAGGGCGATGACGAGCGGAAGGACGGCTACATCGTCAACCGCGACGCCTACTACCTGCCCGAGGTGGACCTCACCAAGGAGGAACTGGCCGTCCTCTACGCGGCGGGCAGCGCCGCGCTCACCTCCGGGGCCTTCCCGGGCCGGGATGACCTGTCGCACGCCCTGCGGAAGATCGGCTTCTTCGCCGGCAACGCGCTGCCCACCCCGCGTGTGCGCATGGAGCTGGGCACGGATCAGGCGAGCCCCCAGCTCGCCGCGCACCTGGAGCAGCTCTGGGAGGCGTGTGCCGGGCACAAGTGGGTGCAGATGACGTACGTGTCGCCCAAGCGGCCGGAGTCCACGGAGCGCAAGGTGGACCCGTACGGGCTCGTGCTGCGCCGGGGCAGCTGGACGCTGGTGGGCTACTGCCACCTGCGGCAGGAGGTGCGCACCTTCCAGGTGCACCGCATCCGCTCGCTCAAGGTGAACACCGCCCGGCCGCGCTCTCCGGACTTCGAGGTGCCCGAGGGCTTCGCCTTCGACGACCACGTCGCCAGCTACCCCTGGCAGCACCGCTTCCACCCGCGTGTGGACGTGCGCCTGCGCCTCACCGGCGAGCTGGCCTCGCGCGCCGCCTCGCTCTTCCCCGGAGGCACGGTGGCCCCGGCCACGGAGGGGGAGGGCGTGCTCGTGGACCTGCCGGTGACGTTCCTGGATGGCTTCCTGCGCTTCTGCCTGCAGCTCGGGCCCGCGTGCCGCGTGGAGTCTCCCGAGGAGGCCCGGACGCGGGTGAAGGAGATGGCCACGAGCATCCTCGAGAAGCACGGCGTTCGTGAGGTGGCGGCATGA
- a CDS encoding VOC family protein encodes MRTPHDISNGDPSGHWPVIPTAPNLLKEMAMRLNHLDLFVSDVPGARDFFEAFLGFRCETTKGRDAMSILRDESGFVLVLSQFRKDSPTEYPTDFHIGFLQETEQAVRALHERLTAAGVENVSPLDQRRGALLFYFRAPGGVLVEISWRP; translated from the coding sequence ATGAGAACGCCTCACGACATCTCGAATGGCGACCCTTCCGGGCACTGGCCGGTCATCCCGACCGCGCCGAACCTCCTGAAGGAGATGGCCATGCGGTTGAATCACCTCGATCTGTTCGTCTCGGATGTGCCCGGGGCTCGCGACTTCTTCGAAGCCTTCCTGGGCTTCCGCTGCGAGACCACGAAGGGGAGGGACGCGATGTCCATCCTGAGGGACGAGAGCGGCTTCGTCCTCGTCCTCAGTCAGTTCCGCAAGGACAGCCCGACCGAATACCCCACCGACTTCCACATCGGCTTCCTGCAGGAGACGGAGCAGGCGGTTCGTGCGCTCCACGAGCGGCTCACCGCCGCTGGCGTCGAGAACGTCTCCCCGCTCGACCAGAGGCGCGGTGCCCTGCTGTTCTATTTCCGCGCTCCGGGCGGGGTGCTGGTGGAGATCAGCTGGCGTCCCTGA
- the proB gene encoding glutamate 5-kinase produces MNLSGRDAVRAARRVVVKIGTNALTNATGRFNRAHFEALGEDLLWAAQGRELVVVSSGAIALGVERLGLSARPKDIPGKQACAAVGQSRLMQAYEEAFGRADRRVAQVLLTHGDVQDRRRYLNVKHALERLIGANVVPVINENDTVSVDELKFGDNDTLAGLVAGVVEADVLIVLSDVEGLFTADPRKNPDARLLPQVDAVTPELLALAGGSGSQVGTGGMATKIRAAARVTELGVRCIITSGAVPGRLRAVLSGEPVGTLFETPGTRRSARMAWIAHALKPKGRLIVDAGAREAIVVGKRSLLPSGIRAVEGDFGRGDPVDLVDDQGQAFARGLSAYEDGELRRIAGLKSADIESVLGYWYLDEAVHRDDLAVL; encoded by the coding sequence GTGAATCTCTCTGGACGAGACGCGGTGCGCGCCGCTCGGCGCGTGGTGGTGAAGATTGGAACCAACGCCCTGACGAACGCCACGGGCCGCTTCAACCGGGCCCATTTCGAGGCGCTGGGTGAGGATCTGCTCTGGGCGGCCCAGGGCCGGGAGCTGGTGGTGGTGTCCAGCGGCGCCATCGCCCTGGGCGTCGAGCGGCTGGGGTTGTCGGCCCGTCCCAAGGACATCCCCGGCAAGCAGGCGTGCGCGGCGGTGGGCCAGAGCCGTCTCATGCAGGCGTACGAGGAGGCGTTCGGCCGGGCGGATCGGCGCGTGGCCCAGGTGCTCCTGACGCACGGGGACGTGCAGGACCGGCGCCGCTACCTGAACGTGAAGCACGCGCTGGAGCGCCTCATCGGGGCCAACGTGGTGCCCGTCATCAACGAGAACGACACCGTCTCCGTGGACGAGCTCAAGTTCGGCGACAACGACACCCTGGCCGGCCTGGTGGCGGGCGTGGTGGAGGCCGACGTGCTCATCGTCCTCTCGGACGTGGAGGGCCTCTTCACGGCGGACCCGCGCAAGAACCCGGACGCCCGGCTGCTCCCCCAGGTGGACGCCGTCACCCCCGAGCTGCTCGCCCTGGCCGGTGGCTCCGGCTCCCAGGTGGGCACTGGCGGCATGGCCACCAAGATTCGCGCCGCCGCCCGCGTCACCGAGCTCGGCGTCCGCTGCATCATCACCTCGGGCGCCGTGCCCGGCCGCCTGCGCGCCGTGCTGTCGGGTGAGCCCGTGGGCACCCTCTTCGAGACCCCCGGCACCCGGCGCAGCGCGCGCATGGCGTGGATCGCCCACGCGCTCAAGCCCAAGGGGCGGCTCATCGTGGACGCGGGCGCGCGCGAGGCCATCGTCGTCGGCAAGCGCAGCCTGCTGCCCTCGGGCATCCGCGCCGTGGAGGGGGACTTCGGGCGGGGAGACCCGGTGGACCTCGTGGATGACCAGGGGCAGGCGTTCGCGCGCGGGCTCAGCGCCTATGAAGACGGCGAGCTGCGGCGCATCGCGGGGCTCAAGAGCGCGGACATCGAGTCGGTGCTCGGGTACTGGTACCTCGACGAGGCCGTGCACCGGGACGACCTGGCCGTCTTGTGA
- a CDS encoding helix-turn-helix transcriptional regulator — translation MSVHERLRRLLFLVPYVSSRPGITVEELARALNVSREHLLEDLDLLTCVGRPPFNPDDYIDIYVENDRVYVDLDQRLSAPPRLTLGEASALAASAELLRPAAGDALSSAVEKLERVLPPGTHERFRAMYRKIDAALEAPQALGPLTRAIHARLEVTFDYVTPGRGAPESRRVRPHELLSHRGQWYLQAWDLNRQDDRLFRVDRMEGLAVTDTLFQPREDARAQVPNPARTDAAVRVRFSKLVAPYVRERFGEDARLLADGGVEVRVAGDNERWLTQWVLSFGGEAEVLEPASARAAVARAAKAVLGV, via the coding sequence ATGAGTGTCCACGAGCGTCTGCGCCGCCTGTTGTTCCTCGTGCCCTACGTGTCCTCGCGCCCCGGCATCACCGTGGAGGAGCTGGCGCGCGCCCTCAACGTCAGCCGGGAGCACCTGCTGGAGGACCTGGACCTGCTCACCTGCGTGGGCCGGCCGCCCTTCAACCCGGACGACTACATCGACATCTACGTCGAGAACGACCGCGTCTACGTGGACCTGGACCAGCGCCTGTCCGCGCCGCCGCGCCTCACCCTGGGCGAGGCCTCGGCCCTGGCCGCCTCGGCGGAGCTGCTGCGTCCGGCCGCGGGCGACGCGCTGAGCAGCGCCGTGGAGAAGCTCGAGCGCGTGCTGCCGCCGGGCACGCACGAGCGCTTCCGGGCGATGTACCGGAAGATCGACGCCGCCCTGGAGGCCCCGCAGGCGCTGGGGCCGCTCACCCGGGCCATCCACGCGCGGCTGGAGGTGACGTTCGACTATGTCACCCCCGGCCGGGGTGCTCCCGAGTCGCGCCGCGTCCGGCCCCACGAGCTGCTCAGCCACCGCGGCCAGTGGTACCTCCAGGCGTGGGACCTCAACCGTCAGGACGACCGGCTCTTCCGGGTGGACCGGATGGAGGGGCTGGCCGTCACCGACACCCTCTTCCAGCCCCGGGAGGACGCCCGGGCCCAGGTGCCCAACCCGGCGCGGACCGACGCGGCCGTCCGGGTGCGCTTCTCCAAGCTGGTGGCGCCCTATGTCCGGGAGCGCTTCGGCGAGGACGCCCGCCTGCTCGCGGACGGAGGCGTCGAGGTGCGGGTCGCGGGAGACAATGAGCGCTGGTTGACGCAGTGGGTGCTATCGTTCGGCGGCGAGGCCGAGGTGCTCGAGCCCGCCTCGGCCCGTGCGGCCGTGGCCCGGGCGGCGAAGGCCGTGCTAGGAGTCTGA
- a CDS encoding ureidoglycolate lyase: MPIQARPLTREEFAPFGDVIGLELSGGSSANQGTATRYDRIAQLTSSRPGAQPNLAVFRSVAKALPFEVRLLERHPCSTQMFVPLACRRFLVVVCPDDARGEPDVSRLRAFVCGPGQGVNYRAGVWHHPIIALDGPADFLMLAWEDGSARDCEERPLASSLLVTSD, translated from the coding sequence ATGCCCATCCAAGCGCGGCCACTCACACGAGAGGAGTTCGCCCCTTTCGGCGACGTCATCGGGCTGGAGCTCTCCGGTGGCTCCAGCGCCAACCAGGGAACGGCCACCCGGTATGATCGGATTGCCCAGCTCACCAGCAGCCGCCCGGGGGCCCAGCCCAACCTGGCCGTCTTCCGCTCGGTGGCCAAGGCCCTGCCCTTCGAGGTGCGCCTGCTGGAGCGCCACCCCTGCTCGACCCAGATGTTCGTTCCGCTGGCGTGCCGGCGCTTCCTCGTGGTCGTGTGCCCGGACGACGCGCGCGGTGAGCCGGACGTCTCACGCCTGCGCGCGTTCGTCTGCGGCCCCGGCCAGGGCGTCAACTACCGCGCCGGCGTCTGGCACCACCCCATCATCGCCCTCGACGGGCCGGCCGACTTCCTGATGCTCGCGTGGGAGGACGGCTCGGCGCGGGATTGCGAGGAGCGCCCCCTCGCCTCGTCCCTCCTCGTCACGAGCGATTGA
- a CDS encoding FHA domain-containing protein, with protein MSFQLTIAEGKEAGKEFTFEQDSVLIGRVAECDVVLYDAGISRRHCRIFSEDGQYFVEDLGSSNGTQVNGGTVKEKQSLAEGDKLSLGPVVFVFKPMSDEFAAPEPITDANATFDGNSTRIVSVDAVARQRNRNKGEALAPEGANEEDLEEARLNTTRPIQALNAAPRTATRPSLPATSSTGAPPRPTRAGGQSGAALARAPASAPEAPRRRPTSNAVARSAPPDKGGGGLSAAERARIRRETPGLAAQLKLFWIDASINVRRGIIGAAVVTALGLMGVVYWLVLGGENQVQRGPEPTTLSSTPIEDSFGYGDGVTWDNSDQKVFDWEYTAATRVLGILHYQAQGISDGEVEVTVNGVNVAKVPADTLASQDRMLEVVIPWQILKKGETNRIVFDNTKNPPGEESWRVWNVWLEKVLLPEIPPEQLVDEARKAYSRGRKNMETAAVGARNRYEAWKSFREAWMLLEAHPEPKPDLYFEAQERVKDAQKELDRVCAKLMLEVESYVNQSNWQAASATLDHTRQYFPGDYDQRCAYMAEMKRAELGL; from the coding sequence ATGAGCTTCCAGCTGACGATCGCCGAGGGCAAGGAGGCCGGGAAGGAGTTCACCTTCGAGCAGGACTCCGTCCTCATCGGCCGGGTCGCCGAGTGTGACGTCGTCCTGTACGACGCGGGCATCTCCCGCCGCCACTGCCGCATCTTCTCCGAGGACGGCCAGTACTTCGTCGAGGACCTGGGCAGCTCCAACGGCACCCAGGTGAACGGCGGGACGGTGAAGGAGAAGCAGTCGCTGGCGGAGGGAGACAAGCTCTCGCTCGGGCCGGTGGTGTTCGTCTTCAAGCCGATGAGCGACGAGTTCGCCGCGCCGGAGCCGATCACCGACGCCAACGCCACGTTCGACGGCAACAGCACGCGCATCGTGTCGGTGGACGCGGTGGCGCGCCAGCGCAACCGCAACAAGGGCGAGGCCCTGGCTCCCGAGGGCGCCAACGAGGAGGATCTCGAGGAGGCGCGGCTCAACACCACCCGCCCCATCCAGGCCCTCAACGCGGCGCCACGCACGGCCACCCGTCCCAGCCTGCCGGCCACCTCATCCACGGGTGCGCCGCCCCGTCCCACCCGCGCGGGTGGGCAGTCCGGCGCCGCCCTGGCGCGCGCTCCGGCCTCGGCTCCCGAGGCCCCGCGCCGTCGTCCCACGTCCAATGCGGTGGCGCGCTCCGCCCCTCCGGACAAGGGGGGTGGTGGACTGTCCGCCGCCGAGCGCGCCCGCATCCGGCGCGAGACTCCGGGTCTGGCGGCGCAGCTGAAGCTCTTCTGGATCGACGCCAGCATCAACGTGCGCCGCGGCATCATCGGCGCGGCCGTGGTGACGGCGCTGGGTCTCATGGGCGTGGTGTACTGGCTGGTGCTCGGCGGTGAGAACCAGGTGCAGCGCGGTCCCGAGCCCACCACCCTCAGCTCCACGCCCATCGAGGACTCCTTCGGCTACGGCGATGGCGTGACGTGGGACAACTCGGACCAGAAGGTGTTCGACTGGGAGTACACCGCCGCCACGCGCGTGCTGGGCATCCTCCACTACCAAGCGCAGGGCATCTCCGACGGCGAGGTGGAGGTGACGGTCAACGGCGTGAACGTGGCCAAGGTGCCCGCGGACACGCTGGCCAGCCAGGATCGCATGCTCGAGGTGGTCATCCCCTGGCAGATCCTCAAGAAGGGCGAGACGAACCGCATCGTCTTCGACAACACGAAGAACCCGCCGGGCGAGGAGTCCTGGCGCGTGTGGAACGTCTGGCTGGAGAAGGTGCTGCTGCCGGAGATTCCGCCCGAGCAGCTGGTGGACGAGGCGCGCAAGGCGTACAGCCGGGGCCGCAAGAACATGGAGACGGCGGCGGTGGGCGCGCGCAACCGCTACGAGGCGTGGAAGTCCTTCCGCGAGGCCTGGATGCTGCTGGAGGCCCACCCCGAGCCCAAGCCGGACCTCTACTTCGAGGCGCAGGAGCGCGTGAAGGATGCGCAGAAGGAGCTGGACCGCGTCTGCGCCAAGCTGATGCTGGAGGTGGAGAGCTACGTCAACCAGAGCAACTGGCAGGCGGCCTCGGCCACGCTGGACCACACCCGCCAGTACTTCCCGGGCGACTACGATCAGCGCTGCGCCTACATGGCGGAGATGAAGCGCGCCGAGCTCGGGCTGTAG
- a CDS encoding NAD(P)H-dependent glycerol-3-phosphate dehydrogenase encodes MRASVIGSGSFGTALANVLAVNCEQVGLWGREPELVEAINTRHENPTYLPGIPISPRVRASTSQEEALAGAELVVLATPSHATREVVARALPYLPVHAPLVTVAKGIENETLLTMTELLEDCLPEQYHPYIAVLSGPSFAKELAQRMPTVVTIASHWEKVAVRCQKALQTETFRSYTSNDVVGVQYGGALKNVIAIAAGMADGLGMGHNARAAIITRGLAEITRLAVRKGANPLTLSGLSGMGDLVLTCTGELSRNRHVGMELGRGRSLQDILGDMKQVAEGVKTAKSARDLSRKLGVELPICDQVYAIAYEGKNARAAVVELMTRQPKSELT; translated from the coding sequence ATGCGCGCCAGTGTCATTGGTTCCGGCTCTTTCGGTACCGCCCTCGCCAACGTGCTCGCGGTCAATTGCGAGCAGGTGGGCTTGTGGGGGCGGGAGCCCGAGCTTGTCGAGGCCATCAACACCCGCCACGAGAACCCCACCTACCTGCCTGGAATCCCCATCTCGCCGCGCGTCCGGGCCTCGACGAGCCAGGAGGAGGCGCTGGCGGGGGCGGAGCTGGTGGTGCTGGCCACGCCCAGCCACGCCACGCGCGAGGTGGTGGCCAGGGCGCTGCCGTACCTGCCGGTGCACGCGCCGCTGGTGACGGTGGCCAAGGGCATCGAGAACGAGACGCTCCTGACGATGACGGAGCTGCTGGAGGACTGCCTGCCGGAGCAGTACCACCCCTATATCGCCGTGCTCTCCGGCCCCAGCTTCGCCAAGGAGCTGGCGCAGCGCATGCCCACCGTCGTCACCATCGCCTCGCACTGGGAGAAGGTGGCCGTGCGCTGCCAGAAGGCGCTGCAGACGGAGACGTTTCGCTCCTACACCTCCAATGACGTGGTGGGGGTGCAGTACGGCGGAGCGCTGAAGAACGTCATCGCCATCGCCGCCGGCATGGCGGATGGGTTGGGCATGGGCCACAACGCCCGCGCGGCCATCATCACCCGGGGCCTGGCGGAAATCACCCGCCTGGCGGTGCGCAAGGGGGCCAACCCCCTCACGCTCTCGGGGCTGTCGGGCATGGGGGACCTGGTGCTCACCTGCACCGGCGAGCTCAGCCGCAACCGGCACGTGGGGATGGAGCTGGGCCGGGGCCGCTCGCTCCAGGACATCCTGGGGGACATGAAGCAGGTGGCCGAGGGCGTGAAGACGGCGAAGAGCGCGAGGGACCTGTCGCGCAAGCTGGGCGTGGAGCTGCCCATCTGCGACCAGGTGTACGCCATCGCCTACGAGGGCAAGAACGCCCGCGCCGCGGTGGTGGAGCTGATGACGCGTCAGCCCAAGTCCGAGCTGACGTGA
- the hflX gene encoding GTPase HflX, which yields MKEIYGNTLGLKASEQSRLRNTYRRRVSPHEIVSPELARHLTELSSETNRQVGVLLNRKGEIEYVVVGNAHKLELPDIGRARAGQVRLRGLRLVHTHLKSEPLTKDDLTDLALLRLDMVAAVGVGETGLPGILHYAHLVPENGTGDFWRVSSLPSVHDDQPDVLDTLEALEQELNRKAAARTVSGRDKAILVAVCLDGNRASAEASLAELKELARTAGVEVLDSVLQMRREPDPRYLIGRGKLEDLNLRSMQAMADVLIFDKDLTPSQGRHISEATSLKVIDRTQLILDIFAQRAQSAEGKLQVELAQLKYRLPRLVQSDTSLSRLAGGIGGRGPGETKLEIDRRRARDRINHLEKRIDSLSREREVRRAQRNRRDLPVISIVGYTNAGKSTLLNAITGSEVLAENKLFATLDPTSRRLRFPQEREVIITDTVGFIRDLPKDLVAAFRATLEELYDADLLLHVVDASDPARDEQVQAVEGILESLELMQKPRMMVWNKADQLAPDEVESLLRTRGGVAISAIQREGLATLLAKADTTLFAEGASQNLGVVITESASYALEGADAGASEDLGELDEESSRSLGAA from the coding sequence TTGAAGGAAATCTACGGCAACACCCTGGGACTCAAGGCAAGCGAGCAGAGCCGGCTGCGCAACACCTACCGTCGCCGTGTCTCCCCTCATGAGATTGTCTCTCCGGAACTCGCCCGCCATCTCACCGAGCTGTCGAGCGAGACCAACCGGCAGGTCGGCGTCCTCCTCAACCGCAAGGGGGAGATCGAGTACGTGGTGGTGGGCAACGCCCACAAGCTGGAGCTGCCGGACATCGGCCGCGCCCGCGCCGGCCAGGTGCGTCTGCGTGGTCTGCGCCTGGTGCACACCCACCTCAAGAGCGAGCCGCTCACCAAGGACGACCTCACCGACCTCGCGCTGCTGCGCCTGGACATGGTCGCCGCCGTCGGCGTGGGCGAGACGGGTCTGCCCGGCATCCTCCACTACGCCCACCTCGTGCCCGAGAACGGCACCGGTGACTTCTGGCGCGTGTCCTCCCTGCCCAGCGTCCACGACGATCAGCCCGACGTGCTCGACACGCTCGAGGCCCTGGAACAGGAGCTCAACCGCAAGGCAGCCGCGCGCACCGTGAGCGGCCGGGACAAGGCCATCCTCGTGGCGGTGTGCCTCGATGGCAACCGCGCCAGCGCCGAGGCCAGCCTCGCCGAGCTCAAGGAGCTGGCGCGCACCGCCGGCGTCGAGGTGCTCGACAGCGTCCTGCAGATGCGCCGCGAGCCGGATCCGCGCTACCTCATCGGCCGCGGCAAGCTCGAGGACCTCAACCTGCGCTCCATGCAGGCCATGGCCGACGTCCTCATCTTCGACAAGGACCTCACCCCCTCGCAGGGCCGCCACATCAGCGAGGCCACCAGCCTCAAGGTCATCGACCGCACCCAGCTCATCCTCGACATCTTCGCCCAGCGGGCGCAGAGCGCCGAGGGCAAGCTCCAGGTCGAGCTGGCCCAGCTCAAGTACCGCCTGCCCCGGCTCGTGCAGAGTGACACCTCGCTCAGCCGTCTGGCCGGTGGTATCGGCGGGCGCGGCCCCGGTGAGACGAAGCTCGAGATCGACCGCCGCCGCGCGCGCGATCGCATCAACCACCTGGAGAAGCGCATCGACTCGCTCTCGCGCGAGCGCGAGGTGCGCCGGGCCCAGCGCAACCGGCGCGACCTGCCCGTCATCTCCATCGTCGGCTACACCAACGCGGGCAAGTCCACGCTCCTCAACGCCATCACCGGCTCCGAGGTGCTGGCGGAGAACAAGCTCTTCGCCACGTTGGACCCCACCAGCCGCCGCCTGCGCTTCCCCCAGGAGCGCGAGGTCATCATCACCGACACGGTGGGCTTCATCCGGGACCTGCCCAAGGACCTGGTGGCCGCCTTCCGCGCCACGCTCGAGGAGCTGTACGACGCGGATCTGCTCCTGCACGTGGTGGACGCGAGCGACCCCGCCCGCGACGAGCAGGTGCAGGCCGTCGAGGGCATCCTCGAGTCGCTGGAGCTGATGCAGAAGCCGCGCATGATGGTGTGGAACAAGGCGGACCAGCTCGCCCCCGACGAGGTGGAGTCGCTGCTGCGCACCCGCGGCGGCGTGGCCATCAGCGCCATCCAGCGCGAGGGCCTGGCCACCCTGCTGGCCAAGGCCGACACCACCCTCTTCGCCGAGGGCGCCTCGCAGAACCTCGGCGTCGTCATCACCGAGAGCGCCTCGTACGCCCTCGAGGGGGCCGACGCGGGTGCCTCCGAGGACCTCGGGGAGCTGGACGAGGAGTCCTCGCGGAGCCTCGGGGCCGCGTAG